The genomic segment AAATGCATACCGCAAACCATCTTGCAAAACCACGCCGCGATCACCAGTTGCTCGTAGCCATCATATTTCTGGCTGCTGTCTTGCGCTTTTATCAACTGGACAGCCAGAGCCTGTGGTACGATGAGGGTTTTAGCGTTGCTTTAGCCAAAGCATCTTGGGCCGAAGCTATTGCCTGGACAGCCCAAGATGTGCACCCACCCCTATATTACCTGTTGCTTCACCTTTGGATTCGCCTATGCGGTGATCACGCATTCGCTGTGCGCACATTCTCCGCTCTGTGCGCTATTGCCACTTTGCCACTCATCTATGTCATGGGCAAGCGCATCCTGGGACAGACAGTTGGCCTGACTGCTGCCTTCCTTGCTACCTTTTCCCCACTGGGGCTCTATTATTCCCGTGAAACGCGCATGTACACCCTCGCTACATTCCTGACCCTCCTTGCGAGCTACCTGCTCCTGCGCATTACCGCAATACCTTGCCCTCGAAAGCAGCGCATCTTTTTATGGGGTGCCTACTTGCTCACATCGCTGGCAGCAGCCTATGTCCATTACTTCGCTTTGCTTGTCCTCGTTGCACACGCTCTCTATTTTGGCGTGTGGTGGCTGTCGGTTGGATATCCCCCCTCCTACTTGCAAGAAGGGCTAGCGGTCCTGCTTTTGGGGATGGCGGGTTACAGCCCTTGGGTCTCGGTCCTCGTCAACCGCTACCTGTACGACACCGGTTACTGGGCAGCGAGCATGCCCTTCTTGGCCGCCTTGCGTCGTGTCCTCATCAGTCTCAGCGTTGGCGAGACCACGCCGGAGCATCTCGCCTGGCCTGTGACCATCGGCTACCTCGTTTTGCTACTCATAAGTGCGCCACAACTCCGTCAAGCACAGACCAAATCTGGTGCGAGACACACGCTACTTTTCCTCTGGATGTACTTGATCGTGCCTGCCCTGCTGATTGCTTTCCTCTACTCGCACAAGCCGCGCATCAGCCCACGCCATTCCATGCTCCTCTCGCCTGCATTCCTCTTGCTCCTCAGCACCACTCTCGTTCAGTTTGCAGCAAGCAAGTTTGTAGTAAGCGCTTCAGAACTCAGGGGGTCAGCATCAAGCGCTGCAACAGTTATAAGGCAAGCAATTAGCCTATTGGTGGCATTCACAGCCATCTGCTTCGTATTGGCAACCTCTGGCTACGCTGCCTACAACCTTTTCTTCAACTCTGCCATGCGCCGACCAGATTTTCGTGGAGCCGTCTCCTATATCCGCGAGCACCGCAAGCCGGACGAGGCAGTCCTACTCATCTCTGGGCACATGTTCCCCGTCTTCGATTACTACTGCCCAGGCTGTGAGCGCTACCCTATCCCTGATGACCCACTGCTGCGGGTGGACCACATGGTAACCCTCCAAGTCATTGAACAGCTAAGTGCTATCACCACGGGGAAAAGCGGAGTGTGGCTGTTGCTCTGGCAGGATCATGTAGTAGATCCGCACCATTTCGTGTCCGATCTCTTGCTCAGGCAGGGCACGGAATTGCGCGTGCCCTCCTTCCATGGTGTTGGCTTGCGCCACATCCAATTATCTCCGGCGGCCAAGTTTGTCTGGGAATCCAACGTTGTCATGCTGGTCAACGCTCGCTGGCGGCATGGCATTACCCTGCTTGAGGCGCGTGTCAACCGCTTGACCTTTCACCATGGGGATACGCTTCAATTAACCCTCTTTTGGCGTGCTGATAACCCAATCAGCGAATCGTACACGGTATTCACCCACGTGCAACGCCTTGAAGCACGCACCCAACACGATGGATACCCCGCCAACGACTCTCGACCAACGTACACCTGGCGTCCAGGGGAAGTCATCGAGGACCGCCACATGATCGAAATTCCGTCCTGGCTCCCTCCTGGGGAATACAACCTGATTGTTGGTTTGTACAACCGCTTTGTCGAGGGCATGCCCCGCTTGGGCGTGCTCGACGAACTGGGCAATGAAAAAGACTGTCTTGTCGTTCTGACGCAGGTAAACATTCTGCCAGATAGGTCATAAACACAAGGGCGTCCCTGCATTCAAGAGCCTTACTCAGCCCCGTGCGCGTGCTGATGGATGAACCACGTGCAGTTTGACAAGCAGTTCCATCCAATGTATTATTGCCCAAATATATTCTATTCATAAGTACCCTCCTAGGCGCACTTTGCCTGCTAGTTTTCCCGCTTTCCTGCCCCGACCCATACGAACCCAACCATAACTTCTCCGGGCAGGAAATGGCACTGGTTATCCACGGTCATGTATAATCTATACCATTCTGGCGGTCCAGGGTTGGCTGGCGTAACCATCCGCTGGGAGTGCATCACCTATCCCGACCAAGCAGACTAAACTGTGACAGATGACAATGGCTACTACGAATTTGACCCCCCATCCCTTTTCGGAGGCCCCAATCCCTGTAAAGGTTTCAGCATCATATCAGGGCTACATATTCGATCCACCCAGAGGCAATTGTATATGGTACCTTGGTGGCTATCAGGTGGTAGAAGCGAATTTCGTTGCCCTCCCGCACACGCCAACACCAACCCCTGTTATCCACACGCCGACACCAACACTGACCCCCGTTCACACGCCAACCCACACGCCCACAAGCAATCGCCCGCCTCCGAGTCCTGCAGGACTGATCTCGCCTGAGCATTGTGCTTTGCTTCCTCTACACCGATCCATTGTTTCTTACCGCTAGTCGTAAAACAGTAGACCAGATGCAATCCAGTCCGATATTTGTCTATTCGCTGCCATTTGTTGACGGTCAAGACTCAACAACTTGCCCCAAAACTGAACTACATCCCCACATAATGCGTCAATTGGACAAATCCAGCACTTTGTGCTATACTTTGCCAAAGTAGGCAATTCGCAGATCCAAACTGAAGGACTGAGCACATGCAATTGTTATACGTTTGCCATGTGCATAGCATGAGGAGCAAAGGAGCACTCGTACGAGTGCTCTCTTTTTGCGTTTCCAACGAATTCACACCCTTCCTATCGGCGGACCCAGTGTCCGCCTTTTTTATGCCTAGTCCCTGGGAGTGTAACTATGCCGATCGTTGAACTGCCCGGGCTCATTGATGCCCACGTGCATTTGCGCGATCCTGGAGGAACGCACAAAGAAGACTTTTACACCGGCACCTGTGCCGCTCTGCACGGCGGGATAGTGGCTGTGCTCGACATGCCCAACAACATACCTCCCCTCACGGATACTTCAACCTTGGCCGAAAAGAAACGCCGCGCAGCAGAGAAAGCCGTCTGCGACTATGGCTTCTTCGTTGGGGCAAGCACGGACAATGCGGATGCCGTGGGTAACTTGCGCGATGCAGTGGGATTGAAGATGTACCTGAACGAAAGTTATGGCCCCCTGCGTCTGGAGCAGCTTCCCTTGTTGATGAAACATTTCCAATCCTGGCCCAAAGGGCGCCCGATCGCAGTCCATGCCGAAGAGCATATGGTCGCCGTGGCCATTGCACTGGGTCAACTCTATGGACAACACGTTCACATTTGCCATCTCAGCCGACGGGCAGAGATGGAACTAGTGCGGAGAGCAAAAGAACGAGGATGGAAAGTAACCTGCGAGGTCACGCCTCACCACCTCTTCTTGAGCGAAGAAGACCAACGAGCACTCGGGGCATTGGCCTACATGAAACCAACCTTGGGCAGCGCTGAAGACCGCCAAGCCTTGTGGGACAACTTGGATATCATTGATGTGGTGGCAACCGATCACGCGCCACATACTTTGGAAGAGAAAAAGAGCGCCCAGCCACCACCTGGCGTCCCAGGCTTGGAGACCATGCTCCCTCTCATGCTCACCGCTGTTGCTGAAGGGAGGCTTTCCCTGGATCGTCTGGTGTCTCTGACCAGCACCGGGCCAGCCAGAGTATATGGACTGCAGCCACAGCAGGACAGCCGGGTAGTAGTAGACACCGACGCCTGTTATGAGATTGACGCCTCCCATCTCTTCACCAAGTGCAGCTGGACCCCCTTTCAGGGCTGGCAAGTGAAGGGCCGTGTGCTCCGCACCTATGTGCG from the Chloroflexota bacterium genome contains:
- a CDS encoding glycosyltransferase family 39 protein → MHTANHLAKPRRDHQLLVAIIFLAAVLRFYQLDSQSLWYDEGFSVALAKASWAEAIAWTAQDVHPPLYYLLLHLWIRLCGDHAFAVRTFSALCAIATLPLIYVMGKRILGQTVGLTAAFLATFSPLGLYYSRETRMYTLATFLTLLASYLLLRITAIPCPRKQRIFLWGAYLLTSLAAAYVHYFALLVLVAHALYFGVWWLSVGYPPSYLQEGLAVLLLGMAGYSPWVSVLVNRYLYDTGYWAASMPFLAALRRVLISLSVGETTPEHLAWPVTIGYLVLLLISAPQLRQAQTKSGARHTLLFLWMYLIVPALLIAFLYSHKPRISPRHSMLLSPAFLLLLSTTLVQFAASKFVVSASELRGSASSAATVIRQAISLLVAFTAICFVLATSGYAAYNLFFNSAMRRPDFRGAVSYIREHRKPDEAVLLISGHMFPVFDYYCPGCERYPIPDDPLLRVDHMVTLQVIEQLSAITTGKSGVWLLLWQDHVVDPHHFVSDLLLRQGTELRVPSFHGVGLRHIQLSPAAKFVWESNVVMLVNARWRHGITLLEARVNRLTFHHGDTLQLTLFWRADNPISESYTVFTHVQRLEARTQHDGYPANDSRPTYTWRPGEVIEDRHMIEIPSWLPPGEYNLIVGLYNRFVEGMPRLGVLDELGNEKDCLVVLTQVNILPDRS
- a CDS encoding amidohydrolase family protein, encoding MPIVELPGLIDAHVHLRDPGGTHKEDFYTGTCAALHGGIVAVLDMPNNIPPLTDTSTLAEKKRRAAEKAVCDYGFFVGASTDNADAVGNLRDAVGLKMYLNESYGPLRLEQLPLLMKHFQSWPKGRPIAVHAEEHMVAVAIALGQLYGQHVHICHLSRRAEMELVRRAKERGWKVTCEVTPHHLFLSEEDQRALGALAYMKPTLGSAEDRQALWDNLDIIDVVATDHAPHTLEEKKSAQPPPGVPGLETMLPLMLTAVAEGRLSLDRLVSLTSTGPARVYGLQPQQDSRVVVDTDACYEIDASHLFTKCSWTPFQGWQVKGRVLRTYVRGTLAYEEGRILVAPGYGIQIGLY